The Fervidobacterium gondwanense DSM 13020 genome includes a window with the following:
- a CDS encoding HAMP domain-containing sensor histidine kinase → MRNLKLTTKISFFTTLASVLVVSIALLLIYRYFYVLAVRSVTSDFINPQRFVTVVDTPVGKQYFVLRWDVYVADLSTGEVINDPYGIGLKDVNGFQKIGDKHYYFVKLDDIILGKDVTPAMRFLENIRKIFMFTIVLIAGGIFLSTYVLTKESVKEIKAFVSEIELLGRSDVSYRVKIKPKSLEVEELVSKFNDLMERIERSYKAQESFVSAVSHELRTPIATLLGYVNMLKRWGAKNEEILTESVQAIEESAKEIKNIIENMLLIARVETLTEEKINIRDFISEIVQHKFKDREVIVEGEGTIETNKEGLGIILTILVDNAFTHGAPPVIVSIDNGKIDVINHGPKISDEVRDKIFERFYKGENSSGTGLGLYIASEIAKKLGLQIKLYSSDERTVFSILKIKNG, encoded by the coding sequence GTGAGAAACTTGAAACTGACCACTAAGATATCTTTCTTCACAACTCTCGCTTCTGTTTTAGTTGTATCTATAGCACTTCTGCTTATTTACAGATATTTTTACGTCCTCGCTGTTCGAAGTGTTACTTCAGACTTCATCAATCCTCAGAGGTTTGTCACAGTTGTAGATACACCGGTTGGAAAGCAATATTTCGTTCTAAGATGGGATGTTTATGTTGCGGATTTGTCTACCGGTGAAGTTATCAATGACCCGTATGGTATAGGTTTGAAAGATGTAAACGGATTTCAAAAGATTGGGGATAAACACTACTACTTTGTGAAACTTGATGATATTATTTTGGGAAAAGATGTTACACCTGCGATGCGGTTTTTGGAGAACATAAGGAAGATTTTCATGTTCACCATAGTATTGATCGCTGGAGGTATCTTCTTATCTACCTATGTACTAACGAAGGAAAGTGTAAAGGAAATAAAAGCATTCGTCTCAGAAATTGAACTTCTTGGTAGGTCAGATGTCTCATATCGGGTAAAGATTAAACCTAAGAGCTTGGAAGTTGAAGAATTAGTGTCGAAGTTCAATGATTTGATGGAAAGAATTGAACGTTCTTACAAGGCACAGGAATCTTTCGTGTCTGCGGTCTCCCACGAGCTTAGAACGCCTATTGCGACTCTTCTCGGTTATGTAAACATGCTTAAGAGGTGGGGAGCGAAAAATGAAGAGATACTTACAGAATCTGTTCAGGCGATAGAAGAAAGCGCAAAAGAAATTAAAAATATCATAGAGAATATGCTGTTAATAGCAAGGGTGGAAACTCTTACGGAAGAGAAGATTAACATTCGTGACTTCATATCAGAAATTGTACAACACAAGTTTAAAGACAGAGAAGTTATCGTTGAAGGGGAAGGAACTATTGAAACGAACAAAGAAGGACTCGGTATAATATTGACTATCCTTGTTGACAACGCATTTACCCACGGTGCTCCACCTGTTATAGTAAGCATAGATAACGGCAAGATAGACGTCATAAACCATGGACCAAAGATATCAGATGAAGTTCGGGACAAAATATTTGAGAGATTCTATAAAGGTGAAAACTCTTCTGGAACAGGGTTGGGCTTGTACATAGCAAGCGAAATAGCTAAGAAACTTGGATTACAGATAAAGCTGTATAGTTCTGATGAACGTACAGTGTTTTCAATTCTTAAGATTAAGAATGGGTGA
- a CDS encoding cyclic 2,3-diphosphoglycerate synthase, giving the protein MEKRRRRVIILGAAGRDFHNFNTFFRNNPDYEVVAFTATQIPDIAGRVYPAELAGPLYPNGIPIEDEANLPELVKKYDVDEVILAYSDLPHQYVMERAAIALATGADFKLMGPKATTVESTKPVVSVCAIRTGCGKSQTTRRVLDILRSKGMKVISIRHPMPYGDLVAQKVQRFADYSDLDKHNCTIEEREEYEPHIDRKSVIYAGVDYEAILRSAEAENPDVILWDGGNNDFPFYKSDLQIVVVDPHRPGHEVTYYPGMANLLMADVIVINKEETANREDIETVRRNIAKWNPNAIVVDAASPIFVDDPSLIRGKKVLVVEDGPTLTHGEMRYGAGYVAAKRFGAKEIIDPRPFAVGSIVETYKKYNHLDVILPAMGYGEKQIKELEETINKSDADVVIIGTPIDLRRVMHINKPAVRVRYELQEIGEPTLEEILTDFLKQKGLLK; this is encoded by the coding sequence ATGGAAAAAAGAAGGAGAAGAGTTATCATCTTAGGTGCCGCAGGAAGAGATTTCCACAACTTCAACACATTCTTCAGAAACAACCCCGATTACGAAGTTGTAGCATTTACAGCAACTCAAATTCCTGATATAGCAGGTAGAGTATATCCCGCCGAGCTTGCTGGACCACTTTATCCAAACGGAATTCCTATTGAAGATGAGGCAAACTTACCCGAGTTAGTCAAAAAATATGATGTTGACGAAGTAATCCTTGCTTACAGTGATTTACCGCACCAATATGTTATGGAAAGAGCTGCTATAGCTCTTGCTACAGGTGCGGATTTCAAATTGATGGGTCCAAAAGCAACAACTGTTGAATCAACAAAACCTGTTGTATCGGTGTGTGCAATCAGAACAGGTTGTGGAAAGAGTCAGACAACAAGAAGAGTTCTTGACATACTCAGAAGCAAGGGCATGAAGGTTATTTCCATAAGACACCCGATGCCATACGGCGACCTTGTTGCACAGAAAGTTCAAAGATTCGCAGATTATTCAGACCTTGATAAACACAACTGCACAATTGAAGAGAGAGAAGAATACGAGCCACATATCGACAGAAAGAGCGTTATCTACGCAGGTGTTGATTACGAGGCAATATTGAGAAGTGCAGAAGCAGAAAACCCAGATGTAATTCTCTGGGACGGTGGAAATAACGACTTTCCATTCTACAAGTCTGACCTTCAGATAGTCGTTGTTGACCCACACAGACCAGGCCATGAAGTGACATACTATCCAGGCATGGCAAACTTACTCATGGCAGATGTCATAGTAATCAATAAAGAAGAGACAGCAAATAGGGAAGATATCGAGACAGTGAGAAGAAATATCGCAAAGTGGAACCCAAATGCAATAGTAGTAGATGCAGCTTCTCCAATTTTCGTTGATGATCCATCACTGATCAGAGGCAAGAAGGTTCTCGTTGTTGAAGATGGACCAACCCTAACACATGGCGAAATGAGATATGGAGCAGGTTACGTTGCAGCAAAAAGATTTGGAGCAAAGGAAATTATTGACCCAAGACCATTTGCTGTTGGCTCAATAGTTGAAACATACAAAAAATACAACCACCTTGACGTTATACTCCCAGCAATGGGTTATGGTGAAAAACAAATTAAAGAATTAGAAGAAACAATAAACAAGTCAGATGCTGACGTAGTTATCATTGGTACTCCAATCGACCTCAGAAGAGTTATGCACATAAATAAACCTGCAGTAAGAGTTAGGTATGAATTGCAAGAAATCGGCGAACCAACATTGGAAGAAATACTTACAGATTTTCTCAAACAAAAAGGGTTACTTAAATAA
- a CDS encoding maltose ABC transporter substrate-binding protein — protein MRKVLTVVLAVLFVFLAFAQAKKITIWTSEAQVPILKKLADQYKAKYGVQVDVVQVNFGDIKSKFLTAAPAGEGPDIIVGAHDWVGELVVNGLLEPINLPEKDKYFPAPLQGFTYNGKLYGVPYAFDGPALMYNKDYVQNPPKTFDELITLAKKIEKDFGGEVRGLIYDYKNFYFSSFAFFGMGGYVFGTDKSGKVNVKDVGLANAGAIEGLKLIKKLVDEKILTSGDNYNTMDGLFKDGLAAMIINGPWAVPGYKQAGINFDVAPIPTLPGGKNPKPFFGAQGFMVNAKSKNKLFALDFLTKFIATKDIMFQIWQADPRCPSRSDVNELVMSRDPLTKKFADFLGKYGLPMPNVPEMAAVWGAMGDALAKTLDQGVPAEKALADAVAQIKAQIK, from the coding sequence ATGAGAAAAGTTCTTACGGTAGTTTTAGCAGTATTGTTTGTCTTCTTGGCTTTTGCTCAAGCCAAAAAGATTACTATATGGACATCTGAGGCACAAGTTCCTATTCTTAAGAAACTTGCGGATCAGTACAAAGCAAAGTATGGTGTACAGGTTGATGTCGTTCAGGTAAATTTTGGTGACATCAAGTCGAAATTCTTAACAGCAGCACCAGCAGGAGAAGGTCCAGATATCATCGTTGGAGCACACGACTGGGTTGGAGAACTTGTTGTCAACGGTTTACTCGAACCAATAAACCTTCCAGAAAAAGACAAGTACTTCCCAGCACCACTCCAAGGTTTCACCTACAATGGAAAACTCTACGGTGTTCCATATGCATTTGACGGTCCTGCACTAATGTACAACAAAGATTACGTTCAGAACCCACCAAAAACATTCGATGAGCTCATAACACTTGCAAAGAAGATTGAAAAGGACTTTGGCGGAGAAGTTAGAGGTTTGATTTACGATTACAAAAACTTCTACTTCAGCTCATTTGCATTCTTTGGTATGGGCGGTTATGTATTCGGAACGGACAAATCAGGAAAGGTTAACGTAAAAGACGTTGGACTTGCAAACGCAGGTGCAATTGAAGGTCTTAAACTCATAAAGAAACTTGTTGATGAAAAGATACTCACATCAGGTGACAACTACAATACAATGGACGGTCTCTTCAAAGATGGTCTTGCAGCAATGATAATCAATGGTCCATGGGCAGTTCCAGGCTACAAACAAGCGGGTATCAACTTTGACGTTGCACCAATTCCAACACTCCCTGGCGGAAAGAATCCAAAGCCATTCTTCGGTGCACAAGGTTTCATGGTTAACGCAAAGAGCAAGAATAAACTCTTCGCACTTGACTTCTTAACAAAATTCATCGCAACAAAAGACATAATGTTCCAAATTTGGCAAGCTGACCCAAGATGTCCATCAAGAAGCGATGTTAACGAACTTGTTATGTCAAGAGATCCACTTACAAAGAAATTCGCAGACTTCCTTGGAAAGTACGGACTTCCAATGCCAAATGTTCCAGAGATGGCAGCAGTTTGGGGAGCAATGGGAGACGCACTCGCAAAGACGCTTGACCAAGGAGTACCAGCAGAAAAAGCACTTGCAGACGCAGTTGCACAGATTAAAGCACAGATTAAATAA
- a CDS encoding ABC transporter permease subunit, which yields MRFLKVLGWIFLVFFTVFGVLGGIFLFGRGFYELSVTLFVLIFLIDFFIINRNAYPYRYMIPALVLLFILVLYPIAFTIRTAFTNYGTGHIMTRQEVVERLLVDPIYTYIVEESTPLNYSVYVKFDGTQPTSDFVVVVSSATETYIAKDYNVLKSEAGQLILAEAQFLKINESGVQTELQNGRIELIKDSGNIYKYFYSPDDTSTQINEDYFKYSILFPTMSKIEFVDKSSERYAVRQNEEGKLYMYKIRHMYKLGLAETIEKGKSIVKTVLINTITNRPLIEENGTIYDINEKGEKVAVGGYISGYGLKNFTRIFTDPTVSGPFAKIFVWNFTWAALSVLFTFVIGLILALVLNNPNLRGRAIYRSLLIIPWAIPAFISVLVWKNGFFNETYGILNKFVVTQLFGAEPIKWFNDPFWAKVAVLTVNTWLGFPYMMVVSLGALQSIPEDYYEAAAIDGANKWQRFWKITFPLLMTTIAPLLVGSFAFNFNNFVNIYLLTGGGPAMPNTTTPAGSTDILISYTYKLAFEGGRGQDFGFASAISIIIFLIVGTLSFINFRLSGSFEEVNR from the coding sequence ATGAGATTCTTGAAAGTGCTTGGCTGGATCTTTTTGGTGTTTTTCACAGTATTTGGAGTTCTTGGAGGGATTTTCCTTTTTGGCAGAGGCTTTTATGAGCTATCTGTAACTTTGTTTGTGCTTATATTTTTGATTGACTTTTTCATAATTAACAGGAACGCTTATCCGTACAGATACATGATACCCGCTCTTGTTCTTTTGTTTATACTTGTGCTTTATCCGATAGCTTTTACGATCAGAACAGCTTTCACGAACTATGGAACTGGTCACATAATGACAAGACAGGAAGTCGTTGAGAGATTGTTGGTTGATCCAATTTACACGTACATTGTGGAAGAAAGCACACCACTCAATTACAGTGTTTACGTAAAGTTTGACGGCACTCAACCAACATCCGATTTTGTAGTGGTTGTTTCTTCGGCAACGGAAACTTACATTGCGAAAGATTACAACGTCTTGAAAAGCGAAGCTGGTCAGTTAATCTTAGCTGAGGCGCAGTTTCTCAAAATTAACGAAAGTGGAGTTCAGACAGAACTTCAAAATGGAAGAATTGAATTAATAAAAGACTCGGGGAATATATATAAGTACTTCTACAGTCCAGACGATACTTCTACACAAATTAACGAAGATTACTTTAAGTATTCTATTCTCTTCCCAACTATGAGTAAAATAGAGTTTGTCGATAAATCGTCAGAAAGATATGCTGTGAGACAGAACGAAGAAGGAAAATTGTATATGTATAAGATTAGGCACATGTACAAACTTGGTCTCGCAGAAACTATAGAGAAAGGAAAGAGCATAGTTAAGACAGTATTGATTAATACGATTACTAACAGGCCGTTAATCGAAGAGAATGGTACTATTTACGATATAAATGAAAAAGGCGAAAAAGTAGCAGTTGGTGGCTACATCTCTGGTTATGGACTGAAGAATTTCACAAGAATTTTCACAGATCCGACTGTTTCAGGTCCTTTTGCAAAGATATTTGTTTGGAACTTCACCTGGGCAGCTCTCAGCGTTCTCTTCACTTTTGTAATTGGTCTGATACTTGCTCTTGTTCTTAATAATCCGAACTTAAGAGGTAGGGCGATTTACAGGTCATTGCTGATAATTCCTTGGGCTATTCCTGCATTCATTTCAGTTCTTGTTTGGAAGAATGGGTTTTTCAATGAGACATATGGTATTCTCAACAAGTTTGTCGTGACGCAGCTTTTTGGTGCGGAACCGATTAAGTGGTTTAATGATCCATTCTGGGCAAAGGTTGCTGTTCTTACCGTCAATACTTGGCTCGGATTTCCATACATGATGGTTGTTTCACTCGGTGCGCTTCAGAGCATACCGGAAGACTATTACGAAGCAGCTGCTATCGATGGTGCTAACAAATGGCAGAGATTTTGGAAGATAACATTCCCACTTCTTATGACAACAATAGCACCGCTTTTGGTTGGAAGCTTCGCGTTTAACTTCAACAATTTTGTTAATATCTACCTCTTAACTGGTGGTGGACCAGCGATGCCAAATACAACCACACCAGCTGGTTCAACTGATATTCTTATATCCTACACTTACAAGCTCGCTTTTGAAGGTGGACGAGGTCAGGATTTCGGATTTGCATCGGCAATTTCAATTATCATATTCCTTATAGTTGGAACTCTCAGCTTCATCAACTTCCGTTTGTCCGGCTCCTTTGAGGAGGTGAATAGATAA